From the genome of Candidatus Rhodoluna planktonica:
ATGGTTCTACCTTATTCCCAGGTATTGGGCTAACTCCGCCGGGGTTGCCACCGCAGCATCAGCTTGAGCCCACTCATTTTCATTGCCAAATCCCCACTTGACCAAAACCACATCCACCCCGTGATGGCGAGCGCCTTCGACATCGTGGATGCGATCGCCGACCAGTACGGTGCGCTCGATGTCGTGACCCAGCTCGCGCAGACAGGTGAGCGCGTAGGTCATGACATCTATTTTTGAGGTGCGAGTGGCATCGTTTGAAGCGGTTCCGAGAAAATCAAAAAGGTCAAGAAAACCGAAATGTTCGCCAACAAGTTGGGTACCGGACAATGCTTTAGAAGTTGCTAGCGAATTTGTGAAACCTGCTTCGCGAGCGGCGGCAATAGTTTCGACAACACCGGGAAAAAGTTTTGCTCGAAGTCCAGCCTTTTGCCCGACATAAAATTCGCGATAGCTGGCGAGCAGTTTTTCGGCAAGTGCGGCATCCCCGTTGGCAAATTTGTTGAAAGTTTCAACTAGCGGCGGACCAACACAGCTGCGCAGTTGGGCATCGGTCGGAATCTCGAGGCCGTTTGATGCAAAGGTGTGCCGAAAAGATTCGAATATGCCCTCTGATGAGTCAATGATTGTGCCATCTAAATCCCAGAGGATTGTGCTGTATTTCACGCTGCCTACCTTCTCGATAAACTCTAGGCGATGAAGGTGCGAGCAGACATTCAAGCCCTGCGCGCCGCCGCTGTTGCGATGGTGCTGGCTTTTCATCTTTGGCCGCATCGATTCGCTGGCGGCTTTGGTGGAGTCGATGTTTTTTTCGTAATCTCAGGGTTTCTAATTACTGGCTCGCTGCTATCAGACAAGTGGCTTGAAGCGTTTCGTGAATCTAAGTCATCGGCACTTAGCGCATTTTGGTTGCGGCGCATTAGGCGTTTGTTGCCGATGGCGCTGCTGGTTATTTTTGCAACTGTTATTGGTTCATGGCTAATTGTTCCGGCTGCGGCCCGAAGCGAATTTACCGGAGATGCGCTTGCCAGCATTTTCTATTTTGAAAACTTCAAATTGGCTTTGAGTCAGGCCGACTATTTTGCGGCCAGTGCGGCGAATCCGTTTCAGCACTATTGGTCTTTGGCAGTTGAGGAACAGTTCTATCTGGTTTGGCCGGTACTGTTGGGGGCGCTGTTTTTTGCGGGCAAGAAACGCTTTTCGGTTGCGGTGCAGGGTGTGGTCGTCGCCGCCTCGTTCGCCTTTTCGATTTGGCAATCACACACCGATGCAACTTTTGCATACTTCAATACCCTCACCCGGGTTTGGCAGTTTGGGTTGGGTGCACTGTTGGCGGTTGGGGCGCTAGGCACCAATGGAGTCGCCACGACGCTGAGCAAGGTCGGTGCGATGCGCACCTCAGACCGGCTGCTTTCACCGAGTGCGCGTGTAGGCGTTGCCACAGTTGGTTTTGCTGCCATTGTTCTGAGCACATTTTGGCTTGATGAGAGTTTGCCGTTTCCAGGCTGGCAGGCGCTGCTGCCAACTTTGGGGGCCGGGGCAGTTATCTGGGCGAAAGCCGATTTGTCTTTTGCTTCCGATTGGCCCGGGCCAGCAGGTGCGGTTAGTCGCTTTTTCTCTCGGACAGTCATTTGGCTCGGCGACATTTCTTATTCGCTTTATCTATGGCACTGGCCGGTGATTATCCTTGCCGGTTATGCGCTTGGGCGCGAACTTAGCAATTATGAGTTGGTTGCGGTGCTGGTGCTTTGCTTGGGTTTGGCTTGGGCTTCAAAACGTTTGGTTGAAGATCGCATTCGACACTCGCAAAAAATTAGGGAACTGCCAATCTCTCGGCAATTTGCGGTCGCAGTTGCGGCAAGTGTGCTTTGCGCCGGGGCGGCACTTGGGGCCGGTTTGGCAGCCCAAGCTTCGGTGGCCGAACAACAGCAGAAACTTGTCACTGCAGAGGCAAGTGAATGTTTTGGCGCCCGCTCGGTTGGCAAAGCCGATTGCTCCCCCGTAGCAAACCAAGATGTGGTGCCGACTCTCGATTTTGCGAAACGCGATGCGGCGGATGCCGGCAGTGTTTGCATGGTTAAGGCTCTTGAAACCGAACCAAATTTTTGCCGCATCACCGAGGGCGAGGTTCGAGTCTTGCTTATCGGCGACTCACATGCGGCAACTCATCTGGGTGCGCTAAAGATTTTGGCTGAAGAGCGCGGCTGGGCACTTGATCTGAGCTATCACGCCGGCTGTTCGTTCAGCCTGGTCGAGCGCAATAGCGAAGAGCGCGGTGTGGCTTGCGCCAAATGGAACGAATTGGTAAGTGCGCAACTGGCTGCAGCCGACCCTTACGACATTGTGTTCACCGCCTCATATGCGCGCAACCGCCTGGCTGATTTGCCCGGTGTCACCGATGAGGTTTTGGCCCGAGGATTTGCGGCTGCATACACTTCGCTGCTTGAACGCGGTTCGAAACTTTATGTGATTCGCGATAATCCCGAGATGGATGCCGCGATGAAAGAGTGTTTCGAAACCGCGGTGCGTGACGCCACGATGTGTTCGATGAATGTGACTAACGCATTTGTTGGTGATGCTGCGGTTAGCGCAGCAGTCAGTTTAGGTGCCGAACTTGTCGCCGGCGCTGCTTCCACCGGGGGCTCTACCGGTCCGTATGCAAAGCAGATTCGCATCCTTGATTTCACCGATGTGTATTGCCCAGGCGGCATGTGTACGGCAAGCGTCGGCGGGGTTTACGTTTACCGCAACGCCGATCACATCAGTGCAACCTTTTCGCGATCAATGGATGAAGTGTTCGCAGCTCGATTGAGATAGGTGAGCTTTCGCCGGTTAAAACGAAACCGCCTTCGGCCTGCAGAATATTTTCTCAAACACTCAAGACCAAAGGCGGTCTCGGTCTCGGCTGTCGAATCACAGATTCGCCATACGCCAGACCTCGCGGTGACGGTGGGATTTGAACCCACGGTACGCGTTAACGTACACAACATTTCGAGTGTTGCACCTTCGGCCGCTCGGACACGTCACCGTGGAATAGGCTACTACATCGGGTAAGCACCATAAAGCGAAGTAGGAAATTCATGAGCACCGAAGGTTCGATGCGCGCAATCATTGCCGCACTGATGGCAAACATTGGAATTGCCATCACAAAATTTATTGCCGCAGCATTTTCTGGCTCGGCATCGATGTTCGCCGAAGGTATTCACTCGGTAGCTGATTCTGGAAATCAGGTTTTGCTAATTATCGGTGGCAAGCGCGCTCGCCGTGCGGCGACAGAGTCGCATCCGTTTGGTTACGGTCGCTCACGCTACATTTACGCTTTTATGGTTTCGATCGTGCTGTTCGCAATCGGTGGAATGTTTTCGATCATCGAAGGCATCAACAAGCTAAGCCACCCGCACGAACTGGAAATGGTTTGGTTGCCGCTGACGGTTTTGGCCGTTGCCATTGTCATGGAAAGCTTCTCGCTGCGCACCGCAGTAAAAGAGTCGAACCACATTCGCGGCAACCAGAACTGGGTCGAATTCGTTCGCCACGCTAAAGCACCAGAATTGCCGGTGATTTTGCTTGAGGATCTTGCCGCACTTACCGGACTAGTTTTGGCTTTCGGTGGAGTCGGTCTTTCGGTTGTGACCGGCGACCCAATTTGGGATGCTATCGGAACTTTGGCCATTGGTGGATTGCTGGTTTTGGTGGCCATCATTTTGGGTCTCGAGACCTCTTCGCTTCTGGTGGGCGAGGGCGCATCGACCGGTGACACGGCTCGCATTCGCGAAGCGCTTGTCGCAAGTGCTGGGGTGCAATCGGTGATTCACATGAAGACTCTTTACCTTGGGCCAGAAGAGTTGATGCTGGGCGCAAAGATTGCGATTGCCGAAAATTCTTCGGGTGCCGAGATTGCTGAAATTATTGACCGAGCTGAGGTTGCGGTTCGCGAGGCTGTGCCTGCGGCCCGAGTGATTTATTTAGAACCTGATTTGTTGCGCGTTGCTGCGAAAAACTGACGCAGCTGTTCAGCACATTTTTCTTCTAAAACTCCGGGGATGACTTCAACTGGTGCGCCCAGTCGAGAATCGCGCAGTAGGTCGTAAAGCGAGCCTGATGCGCCGACCCGTTCATCCCAGGCGCCGAAAACAACTTTTGGAATTCTTGCCGCCACAATGGCGCCGGCACACATCACGCAGGGCTCTAGGGTGACTATCAGCGTGCAGTTTTCTAGGCGCCAGTCACCGATTTTCTCTGCGGCTTGGCGGATTGCATTGATTTCAGCGTGACCGGTTGGGTCATCCAGGTGCTCGCGAGTGTTGTGGGCTTGGGCAATAATCTCGCCCTGCTGGTTGATGATTAGCGCCCCGACTGGAACATCGTCACCGGATTGTTCGGCCTCATTGATAGCAATTTCCATCAGGGCTGATAAATCCATAGCATTAGCCTATGCGAGTTCACATTGCCGACCATCCTCTAATTACTCACAAACTCAGCGTGCTGCGTGATAAAAACACACCATCGCCGGTTTTTCGCCAGTTGGTTGAAGAGTTGGTTACCTTGCTGGCCTATGAAGCAACGCGCGACGTGAGGGTCGAGAAAATCGAAGTTGAGACACCGGTCGCAAAGACTTTTGGTGTGCAGTTGGCGCATCCTCGACCGATTATCGTGCCGATTCTACGAGCAGGTTTAGGCATGCTTGAAGGTATGACCAAATTGCTGCCTACCGCAGAGGTTGGTTTTTTGGGCATCAAGCGAGATGAAGAAACTTTGCAGCCTTTCACCTATGCAAACCGCCTACCGGATGATTTGACTGGACGCCAGGTGTACATCATCGACCCGATGTTGGCCACTGGTGGCACCTTGATTGATTCGATCGATTATGTGTTCGAGCGCGGGGCGACTGATGTGACTGCGGTTTGCCTGATTGGTTCTCCGGAAGGTTTGGCCGCGGTCGAGGCGCACGTTGCCGGTCGCGCAGTGAAGTTGGTGCTTGGAGCACTGGATGAGAAGCTGAACGAAGTTGGGTACATCGTGCCCGGACTGGGCGATGCGGGCGATCGTCTTTACGGGACTGCGCAGTAATTTTTTGTAGATGAGTGAGTTTGTTCACTCCAAGGGTGGATTGCTCACCATAGCCGGCTTAGCTCTCTTTTTTTCCTTCCAAATCCATGAACAAAACCAAGCAACTTTTACCTAAGTATTTCGGTGTTAAGTAGGTATTTCTCAAGAGTTTTTGCCAACTCAAAACTTTTATTTTTACCTAAGTAAAACTCAACCTTTCTGATGAAGTGTGCTTCGTGAAGCCGCATCAATATTTCGCAAGTAAACCAGAGTCGACTCCCCCGAAGCTCACAAGAAAAATCTCTGGATTGAGCCAAGGTTTCAAGCCAGCGTCGGGCTGTCGCCTGGGTCACACGCATCGATTGAGCGAGCAGGGGAATCGTCGTTGTTGGGTGGACACAAAAATACCTAAGTAATTCCTGTCGGCGTTTAGCTGGTACCGCTAACAAAACTGAATTGGTCGCCCTAAGTGCCGTGAGCCCTGCATCTCTTGTGTCTGATAGCTGAGAAGGATTACCTAGGTATTTTTTAGCTCGGCGAAGTGCTGCCGCTTCCCGGTATCCGTAGGGATCAATTGAAGAGCCACCTGATGAACCCCGAACTCTACCTAAGAAAAATAGCCAGGTTTTTACCGAGGTAATCGGTAAATAGGTAGGTAATCCTTCGGTTTGAAAGAGGTAGTCTCTCGAAGGGCCAGAAACAAAACCGCAGACCTCCGACGCCAATCGATCCGACTCACCAACTAAGAGTTCCAAAATTTCCGCATCAATCATCGGCTGAGTGGACCCAGGGGAAATAGGTTGAGTGGACCCAGGGGAAATCGACTGAGTGGACCCAGAGGAAATCGACTGAGTGGACCCGGGGGAAACAGGTTCCGTTGACCTGGAAAAGAAAGTGTTCATACATCGAGAGTGAGGCCGTACAAAAATCCACGAATGGCAATCTGAAAATTTGTGGAAAACCATTCCCAGCGGGACCCCGGAATATTTGACAAAAAGAAAAACACAACGTAATTTTTTACACATGTCTAACAGCAACTTTGAAATCACTGCAGTCCGCGAAGTTTCGCGCACCCAGATGATGGCTGTTATGTGTATGTGTATGCGAATGTGTCGCTAACCCACGGAACAGCATTTTCCGATGGAGCCGGCGATCGAAAGATCCCGGCTTTTTTGTTAGCCGACACAGCCCCCACCCGACAAACACTCGTGATTCGAGTACTCGGTTCGAGTTCAGAACAACTCCAAAAAATCGCAAACACAACACACATCAAGGACTTTGAAAAATGGCAATCGCACACCTAAACAGCTACCGCACCAACACCGCAATCAAAACCGCACCAACCGCTCCTACCGCTGCGGCAATCAAAGCAGTCCCAGCCGAAACCGAAGCCCGCGGATTCGCACTATACGTCGGAATCGACGAGGCAACCGCGGCAGCAGCCGGCGTCTCACTCACCGAATTGGTAAGCGCACTTCGCAAAACCGTTGCCGAACTTGTGCCACAGGCAGCCAACGAAACCTACGCTGCTGTTGCCCTAGCTCCAAAAAATGCTGGCGGCCGCAACATCGACGCCACCCGCCTAGCCCTGCGTGACCCACGCGCACTCGACGAGTTGACCATCAAAAACCAAGGCGACAGCAACCAGCCAGCTGAAGGCGTAACCGTTGACCTGCTACGCAAGCGCGTTTACGTGAACGGCGAAAACGCCGACTTCACCGCAAAAGAATTTGAACTGCTTTCCTACCTGATCGAAAACACTGGCGAAACCATCAGCCGCCAAGAAATCGTCGAAACCGTTTGGGCCGACGAAGCCGCAGAAACCACCCCTAACGAGCGCACCATCGACGTACACATCCGCCGTTTGCGTTCAAAAATTGCCGGCTACGAAGACATCATTCGCACCGTGCGCGGTGGCGGCTACCGTTTCGACTCGCACCCAGACGTGCTTATCGAGGCATAATCTGAGGGTGCCTAAAACCAACATCAAACCAATCGACGAACTCGCCGCACTAATCACCGATCGAGTTTTAGAACTGGTGGATGAAGGCACACCCACCCCGATTGTGCTGATCGATGGCCGCGCCGGCTCAGGTAAATCAACCCTTGCCGAAAAACTGCAAAACGAACTATTTCGCAAAGGTGAGTCAGCTCCGCGAATCATCCACATGGATGACCTCTACGAAGGCTGGGATGGCCTCGAAGCGGGCAGCGATTATTTGCATCGGATGATTTTGCGACCGCTAGTAAACGGAAAATTCGACGAGCTCGGCAAACGTCAGCGGCAGGCTGAATGGCAAGAATTTGATTGGGCGGAAAATGCCCGCACCGGAAATTGGAGAGAGTTTCGTGGCGGTACTCCCCTAATTGTTGAAGGCTGCGGTTCGCTTTCGACAGCCAATGCCGAACTTGCTAACCTGACCGTCTGGCTCGAAGTTGATGAACCCACGCGCTACCAGCGCTGGGTGAACCGCGAAGGAAACGATGAATTTTTCGGTCGCTGGGCGGCGCAAGAACTCGAGTTTTACGCCCGCGAAAAATCTGCCGAAATTGCTGAACTAGTTGGTGCCTAGCGCCGGTGGGCGCCGTCCGGTGGGCGCCGCCCGGTGGGCGCCGCCGGATGGGCCGCCCGGTTGGCGAGACGCCCGGTTGGCCGGGCACGCCGCGCGGCTAGGCCTTAAACCTGCGAAGCGCGACGGTTTTTCATCCAGGTGCGCAACCCAGCAATCACCGATGCGGTGATGAAGAAAATTGCAATCGCATACGAAGCATTTTTTACCGCCGGAATGGTTGCCGCATAGTATCCGGCCAAAGTTAGCCCGGTTCCCCAAGCAATCGCACCCACCAAATTAGCGGTAAAAAACTTGTAGTAGTTCATTTTTGAAATACCTGCAATAGCCGGAATGAGTACTCGCGCCCACGGCATAAACCGAGCAATAACAACGGCCCACCAACCCCAGGCAGCATAGAACTTTTCAGACTTGGCAATTGCATTTTGCAGCCAATCGCCTTTGCGTTTATCGAGGTAGGGTCGGCCGTAGTGACGACCGAGGGTATAGCCGACCTGATCGCCCAACCAAGCGGCAATGCCCACGCCAATGGCCATCGGGATGATGTTCACATCGGGGTGATTTGAAGAAACTAGACCGGCGGCAAAGACCAGTGAGTCACCGGTGATAAACGGAACAAAGGCTCCGATAAATAGACCGGTGCCGGCAAAAACCAAACCCCAAACCGCTGCATAGAAGAGCCAAGGGCCGATTGAGTCGTACCAACCGCTGATCTCATCCGAGATGGCGGCGTAAACAATGGGGGTCACGCTATTAGTCTAAGGGCGACCGTGCAGCACGATTTCGTCAAGGGTGTGACGCTCCCGAGGTGCGTGCTCGCGTTCGACCAAACCTTGCTCGAGACCATCGAGTGAAGCAGCTGGTTTGCCAAGAGCAATTACAACTAGAACCTCGAGTGAATCTTCGAGCCCCAGGGTTTCGTGAATCGCGGTGTGGTTGATTCCACCCATAATTCGAGTTGCTAGACCCATCGAGGATGCCTGAGCAATCAGGTGACCAACCGATAGACCGGCGTCAAATTTGGCGCTGCCATAGGCGCTGCCATCCGCTTTGAATTTCTGGGTTGAAACCACGATTAGGTTTGAGGCCATCGGTGCCCATGAACGGTTGAAACCTGACAACCCCTCAGAAACTTTGGTGTGCAGGTCGGTGCCGCGCTGAAGCACCGAGTAGCGCCAAGGCTGACCGTTGTTGCCCGAAGGTGCCCAGCGCGCTGCTTCAAGAACAGCGGTTAGCTCATCTTTTGAAAGCTGGTATTCGGTGTCGTAGGCACGGGTTGAAAAGCGAGTTTCTAGAGCCGAAAGAATTGGGGTTGAGGTGTGGATTTCATGTGACATGAAAATAGCCAACCACAACATTGGGGGGTCAAATTCCCCGATAGGCTCGAAAGTATGTCACGCAAGGGTCTTTTTCTGTTTATTGCCGCGGGGGTTGCCTGGGGTTTGCCTTATTTCTTCATCCGAATTGCCGTTGAAGACTTCTCTACTCCGACAATTATTTTTGCTCGCGTTGTGGTTGGCGCAGCGGTTTTGCTGCCCCTTGCGATTCGACGTAACGCTATACGCCCGGCCTTGAAAGCATGGCCTTGGGTGCTTGCTTTCGCCTTCATTGAAATGGTTGGCCCTTGGTGGTTGATTACCGAAGCTGAGCGCAGCATCACCAGTGGTTTGGCCGGATTGCTGGTTGCCACCGTCCCATTTTTTGCGATTTTGCTAGCGCTGGTGTGGTTGAAAGATCGGTCAGTTTTGCATCCAAAAACCATCCTGGGTTTGGTGATTGGCTTTGCCGGCGTAGTTCTGCTCGTCGGAATTGACAGTTTTGCCGGTCACATCGACCCGGTGGCGGTTTTGATGATGATTGGTGCATCGATTGGGTATGCAATTGCCCCGATGATGGTTTCTCAAAAAGCGGGTGAGGTGCCGACGATCGGAGTGATTTCACTGTCGATGGTGATTGTTTCGATTGTTTATGCGCCATTTGCGTTGGCGAACTTGCCGGCTGAAATTGCAGCTGGGCCTTCGACCGAATCTTGGATTTCGCTCGTGGTTCTTGGTGTGGTTTGTTCAGCGCTAGCTTTCGTAATCTTCTTTGCGCTGATTGAGCAGATTGGCTCTGCTCGTGCGACGTTGATTACCTACCTAAACACCGCGGTTGCAATCGTGCTGGGTATTTTGTTTTTGGCAGAACCGCTTACCACCGGAATTTTGATCGGGTTCCCGATGGTGCTAATCGGTTCGTATTTCGCCAGCAAAAAGCACGCTGTAAAAGGTTAGACGCTGCGCTCTAGCGAGGATTTTGGAGTTAGCTGCGCTCTAGCGCGTCTTTAGCAGTTCGGCGTAGGGAACGCGCTTTCCGTAGAAGAAGTATCCGTCGGTAATTTCTGGCAGGTTGCCCAGGTGCACTGAAAGTTCTTCGATTGTGTCAAAGGCTCGGGCATGACCGCCGTCAATCAGTGGAGACAGGTGCTCCCAGCCTGCTAACTTCAAAATTGCGATGCGGTTTTTTAGTCCGGCGGCTTCGATCAAAGTTGCCGAGAATACTCCGACACAAATTTCGTTCTCGAGCAGAAGTTCTAGTGATGATGCGCTCTCATCGGCAATAGAGAAATTCGACGGGCCAACATCGGTAAATTCGCTGAGTTCATCCTTGGGATGTGGTTTGAAAACAACTTTGTATTCGGGTTCGAGTTTGGCTAATTCGATGGCATTTTTATAGAGCTCGAGGCCGATTAGAGGTTGGGACATAACCACCACTGTTTTTGGCGGGCGCCGATAACCGGCCGCCTCGGCGCGTTTGCGCACCGCTTCAAATTCTTCGGTGGCTCCAGAAACAACAATTTCTTGGCTGCCCGAGTTTTCGATGCCTGCTGTCCAGTACTCCCCCCAAGTCCAGATTTCGTTTGGAATGTATGGCACCTCTGGGCGAGTTGGCCAAGAGAATTGCATGTTGTATTTGCTGAATACGCCGCACTGCAGTTCGATAACTTTGATGCCGGCAGCTTGGGCTGCACCCATAAAATTCATGCGACTGGCGTTGACGATAAAAAGACGCTTAAGGTTTAGGCGCTTGAACAGGATGCGATAACCGCGGCCCTCAGCTAAAAAGTTGCGCACCGCCCAGCGTGGAAAATTCTTGTAATTTCCGGCCGAGGCACCTGCCGCCTGCTCAAGAAATTTTATTACTCGGGCATATTTTGCGTAGTCGGCTTTACTCAACCGAAGCCGAACATAGAGCGAGGCCAACAGCCCCCAACGTTTTCTGAAGTGCCCTTGCAGATTGTCGAGGTGGGGCCAGTGCCGTTCGCGATCGTATGAGCCAACGCCGAATCGAATGGCGTCATCGCCGAGCAAATCTTCAATTGGTTGGCTGAAGCGATCGATGCCTTGCGCGTTGCGGTTTGAGAATGGGGCGATCATGTCGCTGGCTTTTAGCCACTTCACGAGGCGTTCGTCACGCATTGAGTCGGGAATCAGTTTGCGCAAATACCAGCGCCAACCGGTGACACCTTTCCATAAGACTTTGTGGCCTTTTTTACCTTCAAAGCGCGGATACCCTTCGGGCAACTGAAATTTAGTTGAGGCCTTCCAAGCGTAAACACCAGAGTTTTTGGTGAGGTTGTAAAAAATTCGAAAACGCACCAGTGGCCAGATGCGAACGCCGAGGACATCCCAGCTGTAAAGGTCTTCTTCTTTTTCAATCTGCCAGAAGGCTTCACAAACTTCGCGCACGCTGGCGATTTTTTGCGGTTCTAGATTTGATTGCTGAGACATTAAGGCCTTTGTTTGTTTAGTTGCTAAGGCAATTATCCCCCGTGCGCTGATTTACTGATGCCCTAAACCAGAGTCGATATTTCTTAGAGAGGCCGGGAAATTAGGGCTGAAGACTGAGGACTAAAGACGAGTACTGTTCGGGAGACAGCGGTTTAGCAAAGTACTTGAGCGGGTTTCCGGCAATTCGAGCAGCCGCAAACTCGGCCGAGAGATCAGAATCTGCCTCAGCCAAAAGCAAGTCTCCACGTTCGGCTATAGCTCGCACGTGCTCGAAGCCTGGCAGTTTTAGCGCGATGACTTTGGCGCCTAAAGCAATGGCTTCAACCAGCGCCATCGAGTGCACTCCAACAACGAACTCACTTTTGGCAATCAGTGGAAGTGCGGGCTCATCCGGGTTAGCTAATTTGAAGTTGCTGGGTAAATACGAATAGGCGACCTTGATGGAAGTGGTTTCGGTGTCGCGCGGTGTGAAAGATGGTGCCGCGGCGGCACCGTCGGGGCCAGAAGCGCCTGCGGAACCGTCGGGGCCAGCGGCAGGGCCCGTAGCGGCGGTCGTAGCATCGGCCTCGGCCTGTGCGAAATCAATAATCAACTGGCGGTATTGCTCACGTGTTTCTTGCGGATGCGGCTTGAGTGTAATTTGCAAATCTGGGTTCGCCTTCGCCGCGCGAACAGCGAGCTCAAACAGCTTCGAAGTCTGCTGAGCCTGTGAGGCAATCAACACAGACCCGGGCAGCCGAACCGCCGAAGCCAAACCTTTACCCATTCGCTCGGCCATAGAACTTGGTGCACCGACCACCGAAATTTGCAAAGACTTTGGCGCCCCTAGGTTTTCGCCCCAAAACTCGCCCCAGGTATACAACTCATTAGGCAAATAAGCGACAGCTTCGAGAGGTTCTGCCGACTCAACCAAGGCAGCTTCAACTTGTCTCGACTCGGCAACTCGGCCAGAAAAACTGAACAGCGGATGAAACTCACTCAACAAGCCGTGCTGGGGTTCAACCACCCACACGCCCGCATCTTGGGCACCAGCAATCAGCGGGCGCTTCCAAGCGTTCACGACAAAAAGTTTCTGCACTGAAGTTTGCCGAAAAAGCTTTTTCCAGCCGATGCGCTTGGCGATGAAATCAACAATCAACCAAGTTGGGAAAGCGGCGTATTTTGACGTCAACGACTGAGCAGTGCGCGCGGAGGTCGCCGCTCGCACGGACTCGGTGCCCGCGGCGGCATGCGCACCCTCAACAGAAGCATCAGCAACCAATCCGCTTAGGGCAGCATTCAGCGAAACAATAAAGTTTTTCCAACGTGAGCGATCAACTGAACGTTTATTCAAATACGCGGGCAAGACACGCAACTGTGCGCGGCGACGGTAACGGTGCGCGAATTCAGCTTCCAACTCCTCCACGTGCGGTCGCTTGGCAACCTGCGGATTATCAGAAACCAAATCAGCATCGCCCATGCCGAAAATCAACGGGCGGGCATCCGCCTCATCCAAGATTCGCAAAATATCTGCAGAAAAAGGATCAACCCCGGCAGCATCGCGACGCAAAAACGGAATAACCGCATACTTACTCTGCGGGATTTGAAATTCACTTGGCGCCTTACGCGCAACCTTAGGCTGCTCAACACGACGCTCATAGATGCCCAACTGCTCGAGCACCTCACGCATCATCCGTTCGCGCAACACCGGCC
Proteins encoded in this window:
- a CDS encoding DMT family transporter, which gives rise to MSRKGLFLFIAAGVAWGLPYFFIRIAVEDFSTPTIIFARVVVGAAVLLPLAIRRNAIRPALKAWPWVLAFAFIEMVGPWWLITEAERSITSGLAGLLVATVPFFAILLALVWLKDRSVLHPKTILGLVIGFAGVVLLVGIDSFAGHIDPVAVLMMIGASIGYAIAPMMVSQKAGEVPTIGVISLSMVIVSIVYAPFALANLPAEIAAGPSTESWISLVVLGVVCSALAFVIFFALIEQIGSARATLITYLNTAVAIVLGILFLAEPLTTGILIGFPMVLIGSYFASKKHAVKG